From the Aspergillus puulaauensis MK2 DNA, chromosome 1, nearly complete sequence genome, the window ttttagttCACCGCCTTTGAAGATAACGCCGTCACGTGCACCTTCCGAAAATGGAAAGTAGATCTATACGCGGGCGGGCATATTCGAGGGTGCGCTTCAATACTTTATGATAACAGGCAATTGAGTATTAAGAGTGTTTATGTTTTATTATGAAATACTTTGTTCTGTGCAtcttttttagtatatatatatgtacatGGTGGACCCTCTCGATGGCTTGTCCAAAGCCCAGTCAACTATTCGTAGAGAACTCATATTCCACACTCGTGACTGAATTTAGGGACTCGCTCCTAAGACTCGTCCAAGATTATTGAATCCTTCCTGGGCGACTTTTGTTCCTGCAAGACGATTCGCCATGCTCAACTTTTGCGAAAGGTCCCAGGAATCTCCCTTGCAGATTAAACCATATAGCATCCCGGCAATGAAGGTGTCTCCTGCTCCAATTGTGCTGGAAGCGCATCAGTAAATGAGTGTCTAGCATCAATTTCACAAAGCAAGTGACTTACTCGACTACCTGGAAACCCTCCGGCGTGTACGCTGGACTATGTACGAAGTTTGTAGGGGTGGTTTCAAAGGCTGCAGCTCCGTCTTGCCCCCACGTACAACAAAGAAGTGACCTTTCAGCCTTGTTAGTATACACAGACTCTCGTGGGGTAGGAGGTGACTTACGCCTTATGTGCCCGGGATGATTGCTTTCGAACACATTCCTCAGCGGACTTGTATCCATTGGCCTGCCATGCGTCAGTAAAACTAATCGTGAAAATAATAGGCAATAATCTACCTACCTGGGCCCAGCTTTTTGAATAAAACACCACGTCTGCTTCCTCAGCGAGTTCCTGTAGTCCTTCTCGTCCAGGCTTTTCCACCTCTACACTGATCTTGGTGTTCGGATAGCGGTCTCGGATATGACGTATACAGGCCAAAGTCACATCTGGTATGCGGCCCTAGACGTCGTGGTGTAAGCTAAATACAATAAACTGTTGATCCAATCAGGAGATACAAACTTCAAAATGATACCAAGCGTCTTGGATTCCTAGTCTGTCAGTGATCGGGCGGAACTCCTCTAACGTCATCTCCGGGAGCTCATTATAATTGACGATTGTCCGGCTACCGGACGCTTCGCTCTTGATGATATAGCTAGAAGCCGGCTCCTGGAACTGCTCACGATAGATGCAATCGGTGAGAGATACTCGAGGCTCAAAGGCCTCTCGGATTTGCCGGGAAGCAACAGAAGAGTGCGCAGGTAGGATGGCGATAAGATTTAGCGGTGTTTTCTCGGCCGCTGAACTCTGCGCGACGAGCTGTTGCAACACCTCTAGGGTATTTGGACAGTTTCCTCCCCGTCGACGCGAGATTCTGGAAGCACGTAGCTTTTCATCCTCTCCGGGGTAATGCGGTGTTCTGATGATGTGAGCTGGAGTCTGATATGTAGGGAAGTAACTGACGTTAATATTGTATCGACATAGCACGCGCCTACTGCGACCAGAGACATGATATTTGTTTCAAGGGCCCGAATCCAAGAATTCAAGAGTGGATGTTAAGTAGTTAAGCAACCCTACCTCTACCCTAATTGAGAATTGGTGGAAGAGTGTCAGTGCGTTGACGGTTCCTATACCGGTAACTATCAGTGGACTGGCCCAACTTCCGGGTGGGTCGCGGTCTCGCATACCTACGGTACACCCCGCACTGTTCGACGTCGCTTCATTCCAAAACAACAATTGTAGATGATGGGTTCTTCCCTCATCTTTAACGCGGCGAATTAACCATTGGTTGGGGCCAAATTGAGGATGTACTCCAGAGAACTGGAGACAGGACCCGCTGGGTTTTCCACTCAAATCGCTCGAGGTCACTTCTTTCCCGGTAATCATCATCCACAGGAATGCAACCTTCCAGCCTATTATCATTATTCCTCAATGGCAGGACTAAATGTATCAAGAGGACCGCTCCGTGGGAAATTAGGAATATCGATTGGAATGAAATATACATAACCGGAAACTCAAGCTTTCTCCTATTCATTCACACACCGCTATGTTACCGTAGAAGTAGGGGTAAAAAAGAGTACTCAGTGCTAGAAATTTAGATAAGATGTCCATGGAATAATCAAACAGGCAGTTCGTGAATACGTAACGTGACAGACTCCAACAAAACCAGAACCCCCAATATCGCATCACTGCCAGTACAAACCCGTAAGCTACAATACACCACAGAATAGCCACAGATACAAAGTCCAAGCCAATCAGTGCTCGATAGACGGGAACACAAACTGAGCctgaccaccaccaccaccaccttgGTACGCACTCCTGGTTCCAAAATAGGGCTGCCAGGATCTGGCGGGACCTGCAGCGGACCAGTTCCGGCTGCTGTTGGCCTGGGGGTTCAGACCGAGCGGAATGTAGGCTGGCTCCGGGCGTGTTGACAGATGCTCATTCAACGGCTCACTCGCAACACCTGTCTGTGCTGCGGTGGAAGACCGACAATGGTTTCGCTGTCTTATCCTCTGCCGGATAGCGCCTAGTCTGTCGCTGTTGGGAGAAGATATAGCTGGCTCACGGCCTTTGGCACGGTTTTCGCTAGGACGATGAGGCTCCTGTTGACGGCGAGATTTCGATTGGTCTCTTTTTGATGGCATTGAACTTTTGGGATCAGCCTGTGGGCCGCGGGAATGGGCGTTTCTTTGGCGTTTCTTTGGCGTTGCGATGGGATGGGGTTTTCAGAGATGGGAGATGTGGGCTCTGCGGCGGCACGTTCTGATCGTATAGACGAAGGGGTTATCGGGGGTTGTGGAGCAAGATTAGGGACAGCAGGTTCGTCCACTATGATAACATCGCGGTCTCTTTCGGTGGTTTCCTCTTCCAGTACTTCAAGGCCTTTGTCGTGTCGGTCTTCCATGACCTCCGTTGCCATTTGTCTTAGAACGCGAAAACGCCGTCTAGTTGATAGAGCCAATGTGTCAGTATACCAACAAATAGTAATGGAGGATccaggatatatatatatatacgtCAAAGTGTCTGCAGAGTAGGTCTCGTTTCCTAGTATATCTGCAATTTCTTGAAAATTCGGAGTTTTGACCTTCATGTGTGCGAAGATCGCGAGAAGCAAATACTTGTCGCGCCTGTGGTCCCATACaatgcggcggcggcggcgttttGGGGTAACCGGCTGTTCGACAGGGTCGTCAGCCGACCTACGTTTGTTTGTTCTTGGCATTATGAAGCCAAATCTGTGGGATGACTCTgttgggctggagaggaCGACGAAAGAAAGCAACACCAGACTGTGAGAGTGGCTGTGGAGGGTGGAGGAGACTGGGAGAACATCCGCGTCTCGCACCAAGAGAACCCATCATGATGCGTCGCGATGGCACGCGTAGCGACACGTACGCGATAATAGTTTTAGCGGATCGATAATGAGAAGAAAAGATTTCAAAATGGTCGCTGGCTGCGAATCGTGGGGAAGGAGGGTCTCAACCTGGCAGGGGAGCCTGCTCGGGCCATGAGAAGTTTTATCATAGTCTCAAAAGCTGGAACTAACGGTACTTGTCTAGTAAGCCTTCTATGATAAGCGGTGAAATTGGTTTGCATACGGTAATCAGGCGTCGGAAAAGACTGGCTGAGACATTTGAACAATCGCCTCAGCCTGGGCGCTGTATCACACAAAACGCAGTGCACCGGCATCCTGATATTGCGAATAAAGAGGCTTTGGTGTCTGCTAATGACAGTTATTAGTCGCTTGTTATCTAGTGACTATCTAGGTAAGCTTTCTGATGGAGAATTTTCTTGAACCATGGGCCACGCGTGGCCAGAATGGCGGGGTTTGGTGGTTATGCAGGTAGCCATGTTCCCAGAATCAGTACGGTACAAGGTAAACCCTGACCATCTGAAATAAATGCTCTTAACAGGAGATTCTGGGCAAATAAGTGGCTAGTAGGTGATTACCTTATGATTGCCTTTTTTGATGCACTATTCCCTGGCTGTTCAGGGCAAGACAGGCCACGTGACCGGCCTCCATTGCTCTGGCAGCCATGCAAAGAGAAGCACTCTAGCTTCTAGAACAAAAATATGCATTCTATAATTCACATCTGGAGAGTTATAATTAATCCTACTACAAACAAGCCGCTTAGATGTCAGGCCTGGGGTCAAACGCTTTGAGGCGTTGACAACCAAGACTGCATATGCAGGTTCCCAGCGCTTTCAATCACAGCGCCACCACATGAACAACATGatccttcttcagctttttCATTTTTATTGGAGCTCAAAATTCCAGGGTATGAAGGCTTCAGCCTTCTCTTTGTCCTTAGCAATGGCTCCTACCATTGAGTCACCTCTTTTATTAGGGTTTCTCGCCAGGGCAGGCGGCATATATAGCCTGCCGTGCGCCCAGGTGTGGATTTCTTCATTCCCATGCATCTATCTTCCTGAGGTTATACCCATAACGGATACAATCATACCATCATTCTATCCCCGAGAACTTGGACTCTATTCGCAATGTCTCCGCTGAAGGATGcttcgtcgacctcctccgGGAAGGACtctgctccagctcctcccaTCGTTAGGCGCAGCAAAACCATGCCAACTGATAGTCCGTCAGCAAAGTTCCTCTATAccatcatcaagcagctcGACCTCAAAGGTGTAAGTACACACCTATACCATATTCAGCTACCGCCCATGCTAATAGCAAGACAGATCGACTGGAACCTAGTCGCATCGCAGCTTGACATATCCAACGGCCATGCCGCCCGTATGCGCTACCACCGCTTCCGAAACCAGATGGAGGGGATCCACTTTACGCAGCGGAAGCGAGCATCAACCAAGCCTCCCAAGTCGAGCATCAACCCCCTCAAaatgaagaagcagaaagagaTCACGCCAGAGCCGGAACAGGAGGTCAAAGCCGAATTCAAAGGCGAACCGCTCACAGAGAGCGCCTACAAGATGGATCCAGAGCTTCAGATGAAAACCGACCCGTACCTCTCCCAGCCGTCCTCCAGTCTCGCTGATATCCCGCAATATGAGCCGCAGACATTGACTCCATCGTATCCGCATTCGCATTCTCCTTCCTTTGCTCCTTCTATCGCAACCCCATACCAAAACATGTCTTTGACTCCGGAGTTCCGCATGTATTCACCCATGCCTCCTTATCCTCCAGTTCCGAACTCGGTCGACCAAAGCTACCAGACCCCGGTTGAATGGACCCCAGTCCAAGTTGGGTCATTAAATCCGTCTGAGGAATATAATGATGCTGAGATCCTGGAGGACTCTATGAagaaagaatgggaagggcaGGACAATATCGTTTGGAAGGAGTGAGCGCACCAATTTTCTTGTACGGCGTTTTTGGAGAATCGGAGTCTGATCCTGGAACTTGAGCTCCATTGATACCTGCTTTGATCGTTCTACTTTGGTTTGGACTTGGCCTTTTGATTAGATGTTGTTAATAGAGGCTGTTCTGGTTACTTTGGTTTGACAGGTTCCATGAGGCAGAGCATATGAATTATCAACAGGACCTCGTTCCTTATTGATATGGATAATAATATGGAGACGTGGCTAATATAGGACAAAAGCCATTCCCTTGTCTTCTGAAAT encodes:
- a CDS encoding ketohexokinase (COG:G;~EggNog:ENOG410PKFM;~InterPro:IPR029056,IPR002173,IPR011611,IPR034093;~PFAM:PF00294;~go_function: GO:0004454 - ketohexokinase activity [Evidence IEA];~go_function: GO:0016773 - phosphotransferase activity, alcohol group as acceptor [Evidence IEA];~go_process: GO:0006000 - fructose metabolic process [Evidence IEA]), with amino-acid sequence MSLVAVGACYVDTILTTPHYPGEDEKLRASRISRRRGGNCPNTLEVLQQLVAQSSAAEKTPLNLIAILPAHSSVASRQIREAFEPRVSLTDCIYREQFQEPASSYIIKSEASGSRTIVNYNELPEMTLEEFRPITDRLGIQDAWYHFEGRIPDVTLACIRHIRDRYPNTKISVEVEKPGREGLQELAEEADVVFYSKSWAQANGYKSAEECVRKQSSRAHKASLLCCTWGQDGAAAFETTPTNFVHSPAYTPEGFQVVDTIGAGDTFIAGMLYGLICKGDSWDLSQKLSMANRLAGTKVAQEGFNNLGRVLGASP
- a CDS encoding uncharacterized protein (COG:S;~EggNog:ENOG410PR7E), with the protein product MSPLKDASSTSSGKDSAPAPPIVRRSKTMPTDSPSAKFLYTIIKQLDLKGIDWNLVASQLDISNGHAARMRYHRFRNQMEGIHFTQRKRASTKPPKSSINPLKMKKQKEITPEPEQEVKAEFKGEPLTESAYKMDPELQMKTDPYLSQPSSSLADIPQYEPQTLTPSYPHSHSPSFAPSIATPYQNMSLTPEFRMYSPMPPYPPVPNSVDQSYQTPVEWTPVQVGSLNPSEEYNDAEILEDSMKKEWEGQDNIVWKE